A window from Pseudomonas frederiksbergensis encodes these proteins:
- a CDS encoding DMT family transporter gives MKLLTPSPGSPVKIFLAMAFVVGCWGYSPTGIHIGLQAYEPGHLALLRFLLASAFMAVVAVFRGINLPKIRDLPLLFALGFFAVSLHHVALNFGQQSVSAGASSVLAQSTPLFSTLLARFVFKDRVSAWRWGCVFLGLIGVVIVVAGDHGLGSIDAHGLLILLAAVSWSFYFALQKHYSRRYDGLTLVCYTVWFGTLLLLVYLPGLVTQVITAPVEVQLAVIGLGIFPSALAYLAWAYVLTHVDLSRATMTLYLIPPTAMAIASFALGERPTLMIVAGALVVLVSVLALNLERRPVVARVTEA, from the coding sequence ATGAAGCTACTCACGCCCTCCCCCGGTTCGCCGGTCAAAATCTTCCTGGCCATGGCATTTGTGGTCGGCTGCTGGGGTTACTCACCGACTGGCATTCACATCGGTTTGCAGGCCTATGAGCCTGGTCATCTGGCCTTGCTGCGGTTTCTGCTGGCGTCGGCATTCATGGCGGTGGTCGCGGTGTTCCGAGGCATCAACCTGCCGAAAATTCGTGACCTGCCGCTGCTGTTCGCGCTCGGTTTCTTTGCCGTGAGCCTGCACCATGTGGCGCTGAATTTCGGCCAGCAAAGTGTCAGCGCCGGCGCCTCCAGTGTGTTGGCGCAATCGACGCCGTTGTTCAGCACGTTGCTGGCGCGTTTCGTGTTCAAGGACCGGGTGAGCGCGTGGCGGTGGGGCTGCGTTTTTCTGGGGTTGATCGGCGTGGTGATTGTGGTGGCCGGGGATCATGGACTGGGGAGCATCGACGCCCATGGTCTGTTGATCCTGTTGGCCGCGGTGTCGTGGAGTTTCTACTTTGCCTTGCAGAAGCACTACTCGCGGCGCTACGACGGGCTGACGCTGGTGTGTTACACGGTCTGGTTCGGGACGCTGCTGCTGTTGGTTTATCTCCCGGGGCTGGTGACCCAGGTCATCACCGCGCCGGTTGAAGTGCAGCTGGCCGTCATTGGGCTGGGCATTTTCCCAAGTGCCCTGGCGTATCTCGCCTGGGCCTATGTGCTGACGCATGTGGATCTGAGCCGCGCGACGATGACGCTGTATCTGATTCCACCGACCGCCATGGCGATTGCCTCTTTTGCACTGGGCGAGCGGCCGACGTTGATGATCGTTGCGGGCGCACTGGTGGTGCTGGTCAGCGTGTTGGCATTGAATCTGGAGCGCAGGCCGGTGGTTGCTCGAGTCACCGAGGCCTGA
- a CDS encoding FadR/GntR family transcriptional regulator, translated as MQEDLDAPARKRTHNLAHDLVAKLTQSILLGQMLPGDKLPSENTIVQEHGVSRTVVREAISKLQASGLVETRHGIGTFVIERAPEQGLRLNVDTALGVRSILELRMGLETQAAALAATRRTEHQLAQMREALDDYQSLLANNDSCVEADKRFHLLIAEATGNVCFSEIMQHLGSAMIPRTRVNAAERGAVDLSKLGQLANLEHEAILNAIKRQDPDAARAAMWLHLTNSRDRFSADG; from the coding sequence ATGCAAGAAGACCTCGACGCGCCTGCCCGCAAGCGCACCCATAACCTGGCCCATGACCTGGTCGCCAAACTGACCCAGAGCATCTTGCTCGGGCAGATGCTGCCCGGTGACAAGCTGCCGTCCGAGAACACGATTGTTCAGGAGCACGGCGTCAGTCGCACGGTGGTGCGCGAGGCGATCTCGAAATTGCAGGCGTCCGGTCTCGTGGAAACCCGCCACGGCATCGGCACCTTTGTTATCGAGCGAGCGCCGGAGCAGGGACTGCGGTTGAACGTCGATACCGCGCTGGGGGTGCGCAGCATTCTGGAGTTGCGCATGGGCCTGGAAACCCAGGCCGCCGCACTGGCGGCAACCCGTCGCACCGAGCATCAATTGGCGCAGATGCGCGAAGCGCTGGACGACTATCAAAGCCTGCTGGCCAACAACGACAGCTGCGTCGAAGCCGACAAGCGTTTCCACTTGCTGATCGCCGAAGCTACCGGCAACGTGTGCTTCAGCGAAATCATGCAGCACCTGGGCAGCGCCATGATCCCGCGCACCCGCGTCAATGCCGCCGAGCGCGGCGCAGTAGATTTGAGCAAGCTGGGGCAACTGGCCAACCTTGAGCACGAGGCCATTCTCAATGCGATCAAACGCCAGGACCCGGATGCGGCGCGGGCGGCCATGTGGCTGCACTTGACCAACAGCCGCGACCGGTTTTCGGCCGATGGCTGA
- a CDS encoding MFS transporter: MNTSISGMNDGADSVLKSAISKVKRHVLPLFVIMFIVNYIDRVNIGFVRAHMEHDLGIGAAAYGLGAGLFFIGYALFEVPSNILLQKVGARIWLTRIMLTWGLVAACMAFIQNETHFYILRFLLGVAEAGFFPGVIYYFTRWLPGVERGKAIAIFLSGSAIASLISGPLSGLLLQISGLGMHGWQWMYFIEGMFSVGLCVFVWFWLDSKPHDAKWLSRAEQDALVKAIDDEQLAREAATPIKPSLGKLLKDRQIILFCLIYFFIQLTIYAATFWLPSIIKKMGDLSDIQVGLFNSIPWLLSIVGMYAFASLSAKWKHQQAWVAAALLIAAAGMFMSTTGGPIFAFVAICFAALGFKSASSLFWPIPQAYLDARIAAGVIALINSVGNLGGFVAPTTFGLLEERTGSIQGGLYGLAATSIIAAIIVFAARNKPKSAPAVALAEQAPNQA; the protein is encoded by the coding sequence GTGAATACATCCATATCCGGGATGAACGATGGCGCCGATTCGGTCCTCAAGTCCGCCATCTCAAAAGTGAAACGCCATGTTCTGCCGCTGTTCGTGATCATGTTCATCGTCAACTACATCGACCGCGTGAACATCGGCTTCGTCCGCGCCCACATGGAACATGACCTGGGCATCGGCGCTGCTGCCTACGGCCTCGGCGCCGGTCTGTTCTTCATCGGTTACGCGCTGTTTGAAGTCCCCTCCAACATCCTCCTGCAAAAAGTCGGCGCGCGAATCTGGCTGACCCGCATCATGCTGACCTGGGGCCTGGTCGCCGCTTGCATGGCGTTCATCCAGAACGAAACCCACTTCTACATCCTGCGATTTCTGCTCGGCGTGGCCGAAGCCGGTTTCTTCCCCGGCGTGATTTACTACTTCACCCGCTGGTTGCCTGGCGTTGAACGCGGCAAGGCAATTGCCATCTTCCTCAGCGGTTCGGCGATTGCTTCGCTGATCTCCGGCCCGTTGTCCGGGTTACTGCTGCAAATCAGCGGTTTGGGCATGCACGGCTGGCAGTGGATGTACTTCATTGAAGGGATGTTCTCCGTCGGGCTGTGCGTGTTCGTCTGGTTCTGGCTGGACTCCAAACCCCACGACGCCAAATGGCTGAGCCGCGCCGAACAAGACGCACTGGTCAAGGCCATCGACGACGAACAACTGGCCCGCGAAGCCGCGACACCGATCAAACCGTCGTTGGGCAAGCTGCTCAAGGATCGCCAGATCATCCTGTTCTGCCTGATCTACTTCTTCATCCAGTTGACCATTTATGCCGCGACCTTCTGGCTGCCGAGCATCATCAAAAAGATGGGCGACCTGAGCGACATTCAGGTCGGGTTGTTCAACTCGATTCCGTGGCTGCTGTCGATCGTCGGCATGTACGCCTTCGCTTCGCTGTCAGCCAAATGGAAGCATCAACAAGCCTGGGTCGCCGCGGCACTGCTGATCGCAGCAGCCGGGATGTTCATGTCCACCACCGGCGGGCCGATCTTCGCCTTCGTTGCGATCTGCTTTGCTGCGCTGGGTTTCAAATCAGCGTCGTCGCTGTTCTGGCCGATTCCTCAGGCCTATCTGGACGCACGGATCGCGGCGGGCGTCATCGCGCTGATCAACTCGGTGGGCAACCTCGGCGGCTTCGTCGCGCCGACCACCTTCGGTCTGCTGGAAGAACGCACCGGTTCGATTCAGGGCGGGCTGTACGGCCTGGCCGCGACCTCGATCATTGCCGCAATCATCGTCTTCGCCGCACGCAATAAACCGAAATCCGCACCTGCCGTTGCACTGGCCGAACAAGCGCCCAACCAAGCCTGA
- the gudD gene encoding glucarate dehydratase: MNAQETAKAPVITSMQVVPVAGHDGMLLNLSGAHGPFFTRNIVILKDNAGHTGVGEVPGGERIRQTLEDARSLVVGSPIGTYQKILNQVRQTFADRDAGGRGLQTFDLRITIHAVTGLEAALLDLLGQHLDVPVAALLGEGQQRDEVKMLGYLFYVGDRNETDLAYRSEPDADNDWFRVRHEKAMTADTVVRLAEAAHARYGFKDFKLKGGVLSGDQEIEAVTALAERFPDARITLDPNGAWSLKEAIRLCRDQHHVLAYAEDPCGAENGYSGREVMAEFRRATGLKTATNMIATDWREMGHAIQLQSVDIPLADPHFWTMQGSVRVAQMCHEWGLTWGSHSNNHFDISLAMFTHVAAAAPGDITAIDTHWIWQDGQRLTKAPLQIVDGCVQVPKKPGLGVELDLDQLAKAHELYKGMGLGARDDSVAMQFLIPGWKFDNKRPCLVR, translated from the coding sequence ATGAATGCACAAGAAACTGCCAAAGCCCCGGTCATTACCAGCATGCAAGTTGTTCCGGTGGCCGGCCACGACGGCATGCTGCTCAATCTGAGCGGCGCCCACGGGCCGTTTTTCACCCGCAACATCGTGATCCTCAAGGACAACGCCGGTCATACCGGCGTCGGTGAAGTGCCGGGCGGCGAGCGCATTCGCCAGACCCTCGAAGACGCTCGCTCGTTGGTGGTCGGCAGTCCGATCGGTACGTATCAGAAGATCCTCAATCAAGTGCGCCAGACCTTCGCCGATCGCGATGCCGGCGGTCGCGGGTTACAGACGTTCGATTTGCGCATCACCATCCACGCCGTCACCGGCCTGGAAGCTGCATTGCTCGATCTGCTCGGCCAGCATCTGGATGTGCCGGTCGCGGCCTTGCTCGGTGAAGGTCAGCAGCGCGATGAAGTGAAGATGCTCGGTTACCTGTTTTATGTCGGTGATCGCAACGAAACCGACCTGGCCTACCGCAGCGAACCGGACGCCGACAACGACTGGTTCCGCGTACGTCACGAAAAAGCCATGACCGCCGACACCGTGGTGCGCCTGGCTGAAGCCGCCCACGCGCGCTACGGTTTCAAGGACTTCAAACTCAAGGGCGGCGTGCTCAGTGGCGATCAAGAAATCGAAGCCGTCACCGCCCTGGCCGAACGCTTTCCCGACGCGCGCATCACCCTTGATCCGAATGGTGCGTGGTCACTCAAGGAAGCCATTCGCTTGTGCCGGGATCAGCATCACGTACTGGCTTACGCCGAAGACCCGTGCGGCGCGGAAAACGGTTATTCGGGCCGTGAAGTCATGGCGGAATTCCGTCGCGCCACAGGTCTGAAAACCGCCACCAACATGATCGCCACCGACTGGCGGGAAATGGGCCACGCGATCCAGTTGCAATCAGTGGACATTCCACTGGCCGACCCGCACTTCTGGACCATGCAGGGTTCGGTCCGCGTGGCGCAGATGTGCCATGAATGGGGCCTGACCTGGGGTTCGCACTCCAACAACCACTTCGATATTTCCCTGGCGATGTTCACCCACGTCGCGGCCGCCGCGCCGGGTGACATTACCGCCATCGACACCCACTGGATCTGGCAGGACGGCCAGCGCCTGACCAAAGCGCCGCTGCAAATCGTTGACGGTTGTGTGCAGGTGCCGAAGAAACCCGGGTTGGGTGTCGAACTGGACTTGGATCAGTTGGCCAAGGCTCATGAGTTGTACAAAGGCATGGGATTGGGTGCCCGGGATGACAGCGTGGCGATGCAGTTTCTGATTCCGGGCTGGAAATTCGATAACAAGCGGCCGTGTCTGGTGCGTTGA
- the ampC gene encoding class C beta-lactamase, with protein sequence MTDPTNMDRLKILAVCVALLASGQCVAQDQIETVVNAAVQPVMQAQAVPGIAVAVTVNGKPHYFNYGVASKESAQPVTENTLFEIGSVSKTFTATLAAYAQATGKLSLSDKASSVLPDLRGSAFDNISVLQLGTYSAGGLPLQFPDDADAPDKMLGYFKQWKPTYVAGTHRQYSNPSLGLFGYLAAQSIGAPFDDVMEKTLLPKLGLKHTYLKVPQAQMGLYAQGYNKEDKPVRVGPGALDSEAYGVKTSAADLIRYVEANMKPARLEDPLQRAIAATHTGYYKVGDMTQGLGWEFYPYPVSLDKLLAGNSTQMAMEAHEVQWLTPPQPQPESVLINKTGSTGGFGAYVAYVPSKDIGIVILANKNYPNPERIKIAHTILSALAK encoded by the coding sequence ATGACGGACCCAACCAACATGGACAGGCTGAAAATTCTCGCCGTTTGCGTGGCGCTGCTCGCCTCCGGCCAATGCGTCGCACAGGATCAAATCGAGACGGTGGTGAATGCCGCCGTACAACCGGTCATGCAAGCCCAGGCCGTTCCCGGAATTGCCGTGGCCGTGACCGTCAACGGAAAGCCGCATTACTTCAACTACGGGGTGGCGTCGAAAGAAAGCGCACAACCCGTCACCGAAAACACCTTGTTCGAGATCGGCTCGGTGAGCAAAACCTTCACCGCGACCCTCGCCGCCTACGCTCAGGCCACCGGCAAACTGTCCCTGTCGGACAAGGCCAGCAGCGTGCTGCCGGATCTGCGTGGCAGCGCGTTCGATAACATCAGCGTGCTGCAACTGGGCACCTACAGCGCCGGCGGCTTGCCATTGCAATTCCCCGACGATGCCGACGCACCAGACAAGATGCTCGGCTATTTCAAGCAGTGGAAACCGACCTATGTCGCGGGCACCCATCGGCAGTATTCAAACCCTAGCCTGGGGTTGTTCGGCTACCTCGCCGCCCAGAGTATCGGCGCGCCGTTTGATGACGTGATGGAAAAAACCCTGCTGCCGAAACTCGGGCTCAAACACACCTACCTCAAGGTGCCGCAAGCTCAAATGGGGCTTTACGCCCAGGGTTACAACAAGGAAGACAAGCCTGTACGGGTTGGGCCGGGGGCACTGGATTCAGAGGCTTATGGCGTCAAAACCAGCGCGGCGGACCTGATTCGTTATGTTGAAGCGAACATGAAACCGGCCCGCCTTGAGGATCCGCTGCAGCGGGCCATCGCCGCGACGCATACCGGCTACTACAAAGTGGGCGATATGACTCAGGGGCTGGGTTGGGAGTTCTACCCCTATCCGGTCAGCCTCGATAAATTGCTGGCGGGTAACTCGACGCAGATGGCGATGGAGGCTCACGAAGTCCAGTGGCTGACCCCGCCGCAACCTCAACCGGAAAGCGTGCTGATTAACAAAACCGGTTCAACGGGCGGCTTCGGTGCCTACGTGGCGTACGTGCCGTCGAAAGACATCGGCATCGTGATCCTGGCCAACAAAAACTACCCGAACCCTGAGCGGATCAAGATTGCTCATACGATATTGAGTGCGCTGGCCAAGTAG
- a CDS encoding DUF6124 family protein → MKKFSKHPSQTPNGADQLDPAKPCETAKGAVTQSPRRTPTTRQVFTVAPGVDTLTLLNQACENLASLNVLIASFAGKLEGSNRQLLLSIQQLAAVTELLVNQARENLDPRSGAPDAQPPTLH, encoded by the coding sequence GTGAAGAAGTTCAGCAAGCATCCATCGCAAACCCCAAACGGTGCCGATCAACTCGATCCCGCGAAGCCGTGTGAAACCGCAAAAGGCGCCGTTACCCAAAGCCCCAGGCGTACCCCCACGACCCGGCAGGTTTTCACTGTTGCGCCTGGTGTCGACACGCTGACCCTGCTGAATCAGGCCTGCGAAAACCTTGCCTCCCTGAATGTGCTGATTGCGAGTTTTGCCGGAAAACTGGAAGGTTCGAACCGCCAGCTGCTGCTGTCGATCCAGCAATTGGCGGCGGTCACCGAGTTGTTGGTGAATCAGGCGCGGGAAAATCTTGATCCGAGAAGTGGTGCGCCTGACGCTCAGCCGCCGACTCTGCATTGA
- a CDS encoding DUF4174 domain-containing protein produces MLIRSLTLTTLLAFAGPLLAADDGSPLDMDKGRSRPLIVIAPSTVDPTWVSLKKSLDEPANRKGFTERNMVLYTVLNLMGQREGKDLGPQDTAALIRSLKLGAGAKSKVILVGKDGEKKLEQSGTIELKEIFAAVDQLPATEQQATVPTPPPVTEAEPAKGAKGAKPGKPAKPAKPPEMPDD; encoded by the coding sequence ATGCTCATCAGGTCTTTGACCCTGACTACCCTGCTGGCTTTCGCCGGCCCCTTGCTCGCTGCCGATGACGGCTCACCGCTGGACATGGACAAGGGCAGGTCCCGGCCGTTGATTGTCATCGCGCCGAGCACGGTCGATCCCACGTGGGTCAGTCTGAAAAAGTCGCTGGATGAACCGGCCAATCGCAAGGGGTTCACCGAGCGAAACATGGTCCTGTACACCGTGCTTAATCTGATGGGCCAGCGCGAGGGCAAAGACCTGGGGCCGCAAGACACGGCGGCATTGATCCGTTCGCTCAAGTTGGGGGCTGGCGCCAAGAGCAAAGTCATCCTGGTGGGCAAGGACGGGGAAAAGAAACTTGAGCAATCGGGAACGATCGAGCTGAAGGAGATTTTCGCCGCCGTCGACCAATTGCCGGCGACGGAGCAACAAGCCACAGTGCCGACACCACCGCCGGTCACGGAAGCCGAACCGGCCAAGGGCGCCAAGGGAGCAAAACCGGGCAAACCGGCGAAGCCTGCCAAGCCGCCTGAAATGCCGGATGATTGA
- a CDS encoding VOC family protein, whose amino-acid sequence MSAQLNHTIVWCRDKQISANYLADILGLPSPEPFGPMLIVKFDNGVSLDFYDNDPPIASQHYAFLIGDEDFDAAFARLQARQQPWWADPGKQRPNEINDYGGGRRVYFDDPDGHLLEILTRP is encoded by the coding sequence ATGAGCGCTCAGTTGAACCACACCATCGTCTGGTGTCGCGACAAGCAGATATCAGCCAACTACCTGGCAGACATCCTTGGCCTGCCCAGCCCCGAACCCTTCGGCCCGATGCTGATCGTCAAGTTCGACAATGGCGTGTCGCTGGACTTCTACGACAATGACCCGCCGATTGCCTCCCAGCACTACGCGTTTTTGATCGGTGACGAGGATTTCGATGCGGCCTTCGCCCGCCTGCAAGCCCGACAGCAACCCTGGTGGGCCGACCCCGGTAAACAACGACCGAACGAGATCAACGATTACGGCGGTGGCCGACGGGTTTACTTCGATGACCCGGACGGGCATCTGCTGGAAATTCTGACTCGGCCCTGA
- a CDS encoding sulfite exporter TauE/SafE family protein, giving the protein MEFGNFGLVVAGLVVGFIVGMTGVGGGSLMTPILLWFGVNPATAVGTDLLYAAITKSSGVLVHRKNKNIDWAITGWLTLGSVPAVALTLWFLSTLQTSPEAMNAVIKQALGFVLFATALAIFFKKRLLDFAHKRAGGHYNPSGNRLNALTVITGLVLGTMVALTSIGAGALGTVALFILYPMLPTRRLVGTEIAHAVPLTLVAGLGHASMGNMDWHVLGYLLIGSLPGIYLGSHLTGRISDEVLRPCLATMLVLIGYKLAF; this is encoded by the coding sequence ATGGAATTCGGTAATTTCGGTTTAGTCGTGGCAGGTCTGGTGGTCGGCTTTATTGTCGGGATGACAGGCGTGGGTGGCGGTTCGTTGATGACCCCCATTCTGTTGTGGTTCGGTGTCAATCCGGCCACCGCAGTGGGGACGGATTTGCTGTACGCGGCGATCACCAAGTCCAGTGGCGTGCTGGTTCATCGAAAGAACAAGAACATCGACTGGGCCATCACCGGTTGGTTGACCCTCGGCAGCGTGCCGGCGGTGGCGCTGACGTTGTGGTTCCTGAGCACCTTGCAAACGTCCCCGGAGGCGATGAACGCGGTCATCAAACAGGCCTTGGGCTTTGTCCTGTTTGCCACGGCGCTGGCGATTTTCTTCAAGAAACGCCTGCTCGATTTCGCCCACAAACGCGCGGGCGGTCATTACAACCCCAGCGGCAATCGCTTGAATGCGCTGACCGTGATCACTGGCCTGGTCCTCGGCACCATGGTTGCCCTGACCTCCATCGGCGCCGGCGCCCTGGGCACCGTTGCGTTGTTCATTCTCTATCCGATGCTGCCGACCCGCCGCCTGGTGGGCACGGAAATCGCGCACGCCGTACCGCTGACCCTGGTGGCCGGCCTCGGCCATGCGAGCATGGGCAACATGGATTGGCACGTATTGGGTTACTTGCTGATCGGTTCGCTACCGGGAATTTACTTGGGCAGCCACCTCACTGGCCGCATCTCCGATGAAGTGCTGCGACCTTGCCTGGCCACGATGCTGGTGCTGATCGGGTACAAACTGGCCTTTTGA
- a CDS encoding aldose epimerase family protein encodes MLQSRYPFCALGLSLMIATLSAQAAGLSSEHKAFGKTNDGTPVEQYILRNSHGLTATVITYGGILQSLKVPDKNGKFDDVVLGFDDVQGYQSGTAYFGATIGRFGNRLANGAFELDGKRYQVPLNDSSNSLHGGPRGFDKHVWEAQPSNGKDSVGVTLTYLSADGEMGFPGNLRTEVTYSLNEQNELRIDYKASTDKATVLNLTNHSYFNLAGAGNGDVLKQLATLHASHYTPVTGKLIPTGELAPVAGTPMDFTQPTAIGKHIKADHPQLKFAEPKQGGFDFNWVLNAAGDVGQLAAEVSDPQSGRRLQLYTTEPGVQFYTSNFLDGSVKGKAGKVYPHWGAFTLETQHYPDSPNQPNFPSTRLDPGKTYAQSTVMKFSTQ; translated from the coding sequence ATGCTTCAATCCCGATACCCGTTCTGCGCCCTTGGACTGTCTCTGATGATCGCCACCCTCTCCGCCCAGGCCGCCGGCCTGTCCAGCGAACACAAGGCCTTTGGCAAAACCAATGACGGCACGCCCGTCGAGCAATACATCTTGCGCAACAGCCATGGCCTGACCGCCACGGTCATTACTTACGGCGGCATTTTGCAGTCGCTGAAAGTGCCGGACAAAAACGGCAAGTTCGACGACGTGGTGCTCGGTTTCGATGACGTGCAGGGCTACCAGAGCGGCACGGCGTATTTCGGTGCGACCATCGGGCGCTTTGGCAATCGCCTGGCCAACGGTGCTTTCGAACTGGACGGCAAGCGTTATCAGGTACCGCTCAACGACAGTTCCAATTCGCTGCACGGCGGCCCCCGGGGTTTTGACAAGCACGTCTGGGAAGCCCAACCGAGCAACGGCAAGGATTCGGTCGGCGTGACCCTGACCTACCTGTCGGCAGACGGTGAAATGGGCTTCCCCGGCAACCTGAGAACCGAGGTGACCTACAGCCTCAACGAGCAAAACGAGTTGCGCATCGACTACAAGGCTTCCACCGATAAAGCCACAGTGTTGAACCTGACCAATCACAGCTATTTCAACCTGGCCGGCGCCGGCAACGGTGATGTGCTGAAACAACTCGCCACCCTGCACGCCAGTCATTACACGCCGGTCACCGGCAAGCTGATCCCTACCGGCGAACTGGCCCCGGTGGCTGGCACACCGATGGACTTCACCCAGCCGACCGCCATTGGCAAGCACATCAAAGCCGATCACCCTCAGTTGAAATTTGCCGAACCGAAACAGGGCGGCTTCGATTTCAACTGGGTGCTGAACGCCGCAGGTGATGTGGGCCAACTCGCCGCCGAGGTCAGCGATCCGCAATCCGGTCGTCGCTTGCAGCTCTACACCACCGAGCCTGGTGTGCAGTTCTACACCAGCAACTTCCTCGATGGTTCGGTCAAGGGCAAGGCTGGCAAGGTCTACCCGCACTGGGGCGCGTTCACGCTGGAGACCCAGCACTACCCGGATTCGCCGAATCAGCCGAACTTCCCGTCCACGCGCCTGGACCCGGGCAAGACCTATGCCCAGAGCACGGTGATGAAGTTTTCTACCCAGTAA
- a CDS encoding aldo/keto reductase, giving the protein MRTLELAGVNVPVIGQGTWRMGEDRSRHTQEVAALRLGIELGMTLIDTAEMYGEGGAEEVVGEAITGRRDEVFLVSKVYPHNASRKGIPLACERSLRRLDTDYIDLYLLHWRGQYPLEETVEAFERLRVEGKIGRWGVSNFDVDDLEELASSACATNQVLYNLEERGIEFDLLPWSRQHRMPLMAYCPIGQGGPMLNHATLKQIAARHRVTPAQVALAWMLRNEGVIAIPKAVRPEHLQLNAQAAQLQLEAGDLEALEQAFRAPQRKQRLAMV; this is encoded by the coding sequence ATGCGCACCCTCGAACTGGCCGGCGTCAACGTACCGGTGATCGGCCAAGGCACCTGGCGCATGGGCGAAGACCGTTCCCGGCACACCCAGGAAGTGGCGGCATTGCGCCTGGGTATCGAACTCGGCATGACCCTTATCGATACCGCTGAAATGTACGGCGAGGGCGGCGCTGAGGAAGTGGTCGGTGAAGCCATCACCGGCAGACGTGATGAAGTGTTTCTGGTCAGCAAGGTCTACCCGCACAACGCCAGCCGCAAAGGGATTCCCCTGGCGTGCGAACGCAGCCTGCGGCGGCTGGATACCGATTACATCGATCTTTACCTGCTGCACTGGCGCGGCCAGTACCCCCTCGAAGAAACGGTCGAAGCCTTCGAACGCCTGCGGGTCGAAGGCAAGATCGGTCGCTGGGGCGTTTCCAATTTTGATGTCGATGACCTGGAGGAACTGGCCTCATCGGCCTGTGCCACCAACCAGGTGCTCTACAACCTGGAAGAGCGCGGCATCGAGTTTGATCTGCTGCCCTGGAGCCGCCAGCATCGAATGCCACTCATGGCCTACTGTCCGATCGGTCAGGGTGGGCCTATGCTGAACCATGCAACGCTCAAGCAAATAGCCGCCCGTCACCGTGTGACGCCGGCCCAGGTAGCGCTGGCATGGATGCTGCGTAACGAAGGCGTGATCGCCATCCCCAAAGCGGTCCGCCCCGAGCACCTGCAACTCAATGCGCAAGCGGCGCAATTGCAACTGGAGGCTGGGGATCTGGAGGCGCTGGAACAGGCGTTTCGCGCGCCACAACGCAAACAGCGATTGGCCATGGTCTGA
- a CDS encoding DUF1810 domain-containing protein: MRSTDQDDSFNLQRFIQAQDPVYKRVQAELNAGHKRSHWMWFIFPQFAGLGGSEMSRHFAIRSKEEAAAYLNHPLLGSRLHTCTQMVLNIEKSSVASIFGHPDDLKFHSSMTLFAQVAGANSDFHQALDQYFHGILDDWTLLLLDSKQAQLPTNQR; encoded by the coding sequence ATGAGAAGCACTGATCAGGACGATTCCTTTAATCTGCAACGCTTTATCCAGGCACAGGACCCGGTGTACAAACGGGTCCAGGCCGAGCTGAACGCCGGCCACAAGCGCAGTCACTGGATGTGGTTCATCTTTCCGCAATTCGCAGGGTTGGGCGGCAGCGAGATGTCCCGCCACTTTGCCATTCGTTCCAAAGAGGAAGCTGCGGCGTACCTCAATCATCCACTGCTGGGCTCACGGTTGCACACCTGCACGCAAATGGTGCTGAACATCGAAAAAAGCTCGGTCGCCAGCATATTCGGCCATCCCGACGATCTCAAGTTTCACTCTTCCATGACACTGTTCGCCCAGGTTGCCGGCGCCAACAGCGACTTTCATCAAGCACTTGATCAGTATTTCCACGGCATCCTGGATGACTGGACGTTGTTGCTGCTGGACTCAAAACAGGCCCAGTTGCCCACCAATCAACGTTGA